The nucleotide sequence GGCGTCGCGCTCGGCCGACGAGATGGCATCCTGCTGGTTGACGACGGCGCGGGTGCGGAtgcgtttggcttggtcgGCGTAGCGCAACGTCGAGAGCGTCTCCTCATAGTCCGAGGGCGCTATGCATGCAATCATGGCCGTTTTCGAGTTGCCGCCCAGCGAGTCCTTGAGGAGCCATGTGAGGATGCTGTCGCGATAGGGCACGATCTGCTCCCCGCCGGTGCGCtgcttgttcttctttttcggaGTCGAGGTGTGCTTGGGGTCCGCCAGGGCAGCTATGACGCGACCCAGCGTCGTGAGCGACTTGTTGATGTTGCTGCCCTCTCGTAGGCGCTGGCCCGTGGCCTCGGTGGCCTTTGCGCGCTCACTGCCGGCGAGATCGACGAGCCGGATGCGTGAGCTGCGCTCCGTCGTCTCGTCTGTCTCCATGTCGTGATGAATCTGCTTGAGCATGATAGTAAAGACGGCGTGACTACGGGACGATGTGTCATTCATCTTTGTGGAGGCTGTGGTACGGGACCTATCGCCCATCTTCATGTACCGTAGAATCTCGTCTAGACTGCGTACAGGGACTTCGGTGAGGTCCTTGACGTAAGGACCTTCGGTGGGTGATTCGCGGATCTTGAGGTAGTAGGGCGCCTGGTTTGGTACGACGGGCATAAGAAGGTCGCGGACGTGCTCGTTGTAGACCTCGAAGTAGGACACGCGGACGTTGTAGCTTATGTTGGGCGACTCCTCCTGGGCCTCCTCGATGCGCTGAAACAAATCCTCACAGGTCCGCGGGATCAGACCCGGCTGGTCCGGGGTGCCCATCATGGTGTAACTCTTGCCGGAGCCTGTCTGTCCGTACGCAAAGATACATGTGTGGTAGCCCTCAAAGTTGTGGTCGAGAAACTCCTCACCGACATGGTTGTAGACGTCGGCCTGTTCCGCATAGTGCTCGTCTTTCCTGTCGTGGCTCCAGAAGGAGTTGTCGAACGTGAATGATTTTTGCTCAATCACTTTTCGGGATTTTGCCCTCGAGTTTGCCGGGTCCTCATCGTTGGGTACGAGGAGTGTCGTCTCTTGAGTCACTGGGTTCATGCGAACAAGGCATTCGGCTCCGCGTTCCAGCTCTATTGTGGTGGCGGCAAGGCTGTTAGTGAGCAAGGCTACTTACTCTACTTGTCCAGGTTCGATCCCAACGTACCTCGAGGCAGAAATGCCCTAACTCGGACGACGACCCGCACATTGCCGCCAGCATCCATCCTTGCAGTGGGCGGCGCTTGTCCATCGCGACATCGGAGGGAAGGCGTCGATGCGTAGGAGCGGACGGACCGCGAATATGATGAAGAAGCGGCGGGCATGATTTGCTGCCGTGGAGGGAAAGCCGTCTGAAACTTTTGAATTCCGTTGGTTCTTTGTGTAGGATTGTGATGTGAAATTAATTATCTTTGCATCCTTCTTTGGAATGCTCCGAAATGTGGAACTAAGTCTCGGTTCTGGCTCTACCCAGGTAAGGGTAGGTAATTCCAGACTCAGCCGGGAAAAGCCCTCAATAATTGCTGCACGTTGCAATCGGCGCCCAATGTAAACAAGCGTCACCCGTTGCCGGGGTTTCGGCCGTGAAAAGTGGAGAACTAAAGCTACCCGCCTACGTCATTGGCGGACAGCTTCGATAGCAGTCACTGGAACATGGAAAAATTGGCCAAAAGCGACGGTGATTATCGTCGAGCAACACACTTACCAAGTCATTCAGCGACGGGAGGAACCAAGACCAATATCGTAGTGTCTATACCGAAATTTCAAACATACTCTGAACCAGACAATCTGCAACTCAGCCTTCTAAAACTAGCGCCTGTACCCCATGGCCGACGACAACAACACAAGCCTCGAGGAGCTCCAGCGACGCCTCCGCGCACTGCGGCCTGAGCAGGATGGTGATGACGACTCTGGGCCTGAATACGGACCTGGCGCTGCCCCATCGGCGCCGGATTTTAGCATGTTCCAGTCGGCATCAGCTTCTGCTTCGGCTTCCGCACCGGTCAAGCAACGAGTGCAAAGGCGGGCGCTGTCTCCCGGCAGCGAGGAGCGCCGGGGGCAGCAGCTGAAACAGCGCCGTGAGGCCCGCGAGCAGATAAGGAACGAGATGCTGCGGTCGATGAAGAAGCGGGACTCGTCTACAAGCCCCTGTCTCGGCTTCACCGCGGCGTTGGCCACTATTTGTCTGGTTGGGTACCTCATGTTCAATTACTGGCCCGAGAAGGGTTTCCGGATATGATCTTAATTGCCTGAAACCTGATATACTCGAAACCAACTGGCCAGTTCGGACTGGCTGGCGACTTCCAGACCGAACAGGGAGGCTTGGTTCCGGCTTTGTGAGGTACTCGATGGGCTTGGAAATCGGCAAGGGAGCAAGTGAATCCTAATTGCACCAAAAGAGATCATGGTCGGCAGCGGAAGCAAGTCGGCACTGTCAGCTCTCCCGAACACCGCAGCTCCTAGTGGCAAAGAATAACCGCGAACATGGCTGTCAGTTTCAAGCCGACTACGAACCAAAGCAGCCACTCAAATGCCACGTCAAGTGCCGGCACAGTGTCCTAAAAGCTTGCGAAAACGAACAGTCTGTGACTTGGACGCATGCAATAGACTCCAAGTATTGCTTGGTACCACgctcaacttttttttttttggtcgaaGAAATGATCGTTCGTTGTCTTTGCCATACCGCAAGACAAAGCCGGGTGAAGAACAACCGGAGAGGTGGGGGAAAGTCCGAGACGATTACGCTGCGCCAGGGTTTGTAAGGCTGCGTTATACTCGCCAATATCATTTGTACAAACGGCTATTCTTGGCCTGGGGATGAAGTGTTGCGACTTTGGCAATTAGGCGTTCGTGGACGGGGTTGCTGTAGGCAAAAAAACCCGATTGTTGACTTGCCGCTGACTTGAATTCTTGCAAGTCAGCCTAGCAGTGGTTATGTTTAGTTTGCGACATGGTACGATGTCGTCGGCGTCTTGACTAAGACCTTATTTGTTCGGGCTGAAAGGCAGACTTTGAGTGTGCAAGCAGAGGTGTTTCTTGCGCCTTCGTACGGAGTTTGTGTGTCGTCCGATATATTTAGGTATGAAGAAAAAATCACAAGGTAGCGCAAAGGGCTCGGAAACTCTGTTTCCTGAGTGCCTCAAGGACTCCCTACCTTATCTGGAAAGGCGGATGTAGAATACATACTAAGCAGTACAAGACAATGCAACTTCAAGCACGAATTCCCGTAAGTGTTTCGTCCATTCTTCTCATTGGTTGCCCCTGAGTCTGGATAAAATCAGGTAAGAAACAAGCAGAAATTTGGAACAAAGTGCAACGGCGGTGGACCTCTCGAATAGCACGTGTCTCATGCGTTCAAAGCATCTGATCAGATCTTTCATGTGAACTGGAATAGTAAACCACCATGGTGTTTTTCTCTCTTAACAGGTCTTTCTATTCCCAATATAGCCGCTATTCCCTATTCTGGTGGCTTTACAGACCTGGCGCTTGATCGAGTCTTGTTTTGCGTCCAGGATTTACACCTTAGGGCTTAGGGATCTACAGTTCGCACCTGGGTATATCGCTTCCCTTCGGTGAGGCAGGTCGCGTTGGATCATACTAGTTTTGGTTTTGCAAGGCCAGCAACTCTCCGGTTTTGAACTCTTGCATCTGGTGGCTGAAACCTGGGATGGGAGGTGTGTTTTGCAAATTTGATCGACACACAAACCAATAAAGGGTGAGGGAGGGACAGAGATTCAACCCTTTGGTAGTTGAGCCggtggaaaagaaaaggattGCGCGAGGTTTGCTGCGTGGTATCGACGACGGGGTCTGGTCTCAGGAGGGCGGGGGTCCCAGCAATGTTACCACTACATAAACCTATGAGCGGTGCTTTGATCAAGGAGGATTTATTTTGGGCAGTTTGTAGCGGTAGTAGCGGATTGAATAGAAAGGAAGGTGGCAATCTACAAATAAACACCGATAAAATTACAAATCGCATCGACCTAGGAGCAACAAATGACAAGGCttgtgtttttcttttcgtttttctgttttctccctcttcttcttcttcttggtacACTTTGTGACCATCTCATGGTGTATCATGACCTTGGTGACGGGATAACCTCATATTCCTAAAAAGCGCCGTCTTGGCAATGCTTGTTCCGTCCTGTCCCGGAAGCATTCCATAGAAACGATCCCATTCGAATACAAACTCTCACGACTTGAAACAGGGGAATTGGGATGTATGTGCCAAGTCTATTCCCGGAGTCGGCAAATCCACCCCCAAAGCAAGCGGGCAATGCAGTTCGTTGTAAAATAGGGatgttttgccttttttttttgttttttttttttggtggagGACGTGTTGTGACAGCTAGTTCGAGCTCAGTAACATGGTGCTTCCAAGATGTACAATAGGTCACTTTATAAATATTTCAGCGCCTTGTAAACCTCAAATAGCAGCTTCCCAACGGGTCCCCGTAGAAGCGTTTGTCGCATctgggagaaaaaaagcccgACGAGCAACCAGCCAGTATCCCTGCTGTTTTTGAAGGTTGGACTTGGGGGGAAGATGAGCATGGGTTGGCTGTCGCTGGAAGTTCCCAATGCCGGCCCGGATGGCTACCTTGACTTACTCGTGCCTCAATCATTTTGTTCCTCTGACACGCGCGAGCGGGGAAAATGGGAAACAAAATTCTTTATCCTCTTTCAACAGACTGCGAATTGGAGGGGGGCCCTTTGTGGTAGTGAGTGGTAACCTAGAGCCTCTACCACTCTACCATACTAGATGTGGTTAAACTGCAGTTGCACTCTATATATGGATTGTATTGAATTGATAATATCCGACCGGGGTGGGTCTCGAATACCTAGGTTGCTTGCGCCCAGGCCTCTGAGGTGCTGAACAGGGTGTCAGTGAGAGCTCGTGCACTCCCATGCCCCACCAAACGCCCCCAGCACGCCAGAACCGGAGTAAATTGCCCTGCGGCCGCCCAAGACTTGGCTGTAGGGGTTGTTGATGGCCAAGAGATTTGCAACAAGAGTGGCAAATGGGAAAAAGCACCGGCGAAATTGAAAGGCGAATGGGAAAGTGTCACCCAAAAGCATTGGCAATTGCAAGAAGCCCAAAACATGTCGAAGCAAAACCAAGCATTTTTGCCCAGACGCAATCTTCCGCTCCCAAGAAAATAATCAACCTTTTCACTCAATACCAAGAGATGGAGAAGTGCACATCATTTTTATTTCAGCCTCGTGGATGTACATTGCAGCACATGATATTATTGCCTATTGAAGAAGaccaagaagaaaacaaaaccacaGACACTCAATTCTTCACCAAATCGCTTCCGGACGTATCCGTCAGATATTTTCGCAATCAATTGTTTGTTTTATACAAAGTCGGTCTTTAATTGGGCGGCACCACCAAACCTTCTCCAAACTGATCCCATCATTAGCTGACTTGTTGACCGCCCGACAACGATTCAAACAAACGATGGCTAAAATCATAGGCTTACTACGTCGTACACATCGAAGCTACGTCgggaggtaggtaaggtacctaaggtacttTAAGTTGCTAATGTAGATTTCTTGATTTGTTGCGAGCATGCCGCTGGCCAGAACCCATCCATGCCTGGCTCGGTCCGTTTGCATCAGTCAGCAGGCTCTCTACCCACGAAGCACGCACCTAACAAAAGCAGGTTAAAAATCAGCACGTCCGAAGCACGTCGATGAATCAAGCTGAGGATGTCGCTAGGGAGAAGTTGCCGGGGTCTGGTTACTCCCTGTCGCTTGCACGAGTCTTTTTTGGAGGCGATAACGGCTCGAAGGATCCCCCCAAGCATCGGAATTCACCAAGGCACACAACAGAAAGCCATGTGTGGAAACGGCTCCGGGGCAGCATGCACCGGTCTGGAGACTGACAGTGTTTCTAGCTCCGCCGTGGATTTGACATGGATGTCGTTTCTTGGCAAGGTCTCAAGATTGACTGACCCACTGAGGGTGGTATCCAGCCTTGCCATAAGGAAAGTCTTCCCGAACACATGGCTATCTGTGGTTAGTGTTACTCTGGTGGTACAAGCTTTTGGTATTATCGATTATTGCTAACATGAAGTACCAGCAACCCTTTGTCCCCTTTCCATTTCCCACCTTGCTTACCATGGATTGACTGACCTACTCTCTCACTCACACACCTTGCCAAGCCAATGTTAGGATAGCTTCTACGTGGACCCAAGCTCCATCAAGGGATATGGTCTCGACCAAGTCGGTCCTCCTTTTAGACGCACGGCAAAATTGTTGTTTCCGTCTCCCCCGACCTGCCCGCCTACTTTACAGCACCAGGTATGCTGGTCTACCAAAAATGAGGTGGTAGTATTAGCTTGCCTCCGCAGTTCTGCCCCTTTTGGCAACTTTGTTTGCAGCTTGTTCGTTGATTTGCGTTTCAAGACTCTGTACCATATCTCTTGGCGCATGGCTGTCAAGGACTGCCGCTCAGGCTATCACAGTTGTCGACAGTATTGATGTTCAATAATAGCGATAGTATCAAGCAATATCGTGACGGATCAGCAGTCACGACCCGATCTCAGCGAGTTCCTCGCGATCCCATCCTTGAACTCTCTGTCATGCCTGTTGTTCTCTTGGCTCAGCTGAGGAGATGAACCTTCACCCCAACAAGTaaccttttttcttcttcttccaagTCCCTAGCTGGGGTTCTAAACAAGATACTCGGTGCCTTCGTCGTTCTAGCCCGTGTATTCGGCCGTTGTTCGAGTGGGGCCTACTGCTTGCTTTCTTGCTTGAGCATCCCAATGCCTCCCCAGACACCTCCCCGGTCATTCTCGACTCGAGTGGACCCCCATGGGCAGCCTCTGGGCCTGCAGCTTCTTTGATcaacgtcgcgtcaagcctCACCCAGAAGACCCCTGGAGTCTTGGCAGTCTCCTCTTATGCTAGGCCTCCTGGCCATCCTGATTCAAGCTGAGGTTGCTGTTTGTAAACTCAATGGAAAGTATATATCTTACACACCTCCCGACAACCATGCTTACGCTTTCCTCCGTAGTCATTTTCCATCAGCTGTGCTCATAAATCATCCCCTTTTAACACCCCTTTTTATTCAAGCCATTCTTTTTGCTCTTCGCTGGTCGGTGCCGCTGGTCGTGTGTATCCTATTACAACTTAAACAACAACCCCACAAGACTGGTCTCTTTCTCTGTTTTTTATTCACCCCAGTCATCCCTCGCCCTATTTAGATCGCTCCGCAAGTGATCAGCACACATCTTTCACAATGGTCAACTACCGCTTCGCTACCCTAATcggcctggccggcatggccGTTGCCGTGCCTCTTAATATCAACCTCGGTGCCTACTCGCCCGCCTTGGTCGTTGGTCAGTTCAACCCCAGCATAAAGGACCAAGCTTGTGCATACACGCACATACATTCGAATACCTTACTGACAATATGGGGCAACAGGTGATGGTGAAATTAGTTTCAAaggaggagaagaggttTCTAGCCTAATGAATGCCCTTGAAGGTGCCGCGGTGAACGCTGCTAACGGTGCCGCTCCTGCAAAGGGTGGAAAGAAGGCTGGAGCGGCGGCGATCGCCTCGGCACCGggtgcagcagccgcagcagccgcgCCAGTGTCGAACGCGGCGTCGCAGCAACAGCCCGCACAGATCGTTTCCGCACCCGCcaccgccgacgccgcctcGGCCCCGAATCCGGCCCTTGAGCAACAGGTAAGATCATCACCTTGACTTGGGTATTCTTCTTCTATGATCAACATCTGATACTATCCTTTGCATAGGCTCAGCAGATCGCTGCTCTCCAGGGTATGGGCAAGGCCATCGCCCCCCGCCAGGAGGGAGAGGCCGCTGAAGAGGACACCGAGCCCGAAGAGAAGACCTCCGCCGTCACCAAGAGGGACACCGAGTCTGCCGAGGTGGAGGCTGAGTCCGAAGAGGACGATGAGGCCCCTGCCGTCGCCAAGCGCGACCTCGCAAGCTTCCAGGCTGCGCTTGCATTTGCCGAGAAGGCTCTCACCAAGGGTCCCATCATCAGCCTGGGCACCGGCGAGGGCAGCCAGAAGGCTGGCGTTGGTATTGTCGTTAACAACAACCCTGCTGGTGGTGCCGCTAAGGGCAAGGAGCGCAAGAAGCGTGACCTCGGTGTGAGCCAAAAAGTCAAGGTGACGACCATGTATGTTCGATCTGGAATCCCTGCCTGTGAGTGGCTGGCTTTGTGACTTGGCATCTGGGCTGGTTGTGTCCCGCTCCAGCATGCCCTTGCACATTCCTCCAGGGACTTTTTTACAACAAAAGTTGTGGCAAAGCCCTGAGCGGACACTTTACTGACTGAAGGTATACGAGCAACAGCGCTTAGAAACTCACCTGAGCTAGTCGCTCGCGACATTGCCATCCCCGTTGGCGTTCCATCAATCCCCAGGCTCTTCTCGAGGAGTGACTCGGCCCTTGATGCCGTCAATCTGAACGTTGATGGTGACAAGGGCTTGACGATGACCTTTGTCGAGACTATCACAGACGCGGATGCGGATATTGAAGATAGCGCCGAGTAAAGGATACTGGCCAGGATGGGGTTTATATACGCGGAAGAAAAAGGGATGACGATTATACCAAACAAAGAACCATATTATACCAGCACCATTTCCGAAATCTGCGCACGGCCTCGGTTCAAAGTCCCCCAACCACGATGCCCCCGCACGGTCGGTGAATGAGAGGTAGACACACAAGGCCTGGCAATCTTTAGGACAACTCCCAAGCCTTTCTCACCCCATCGCTTGGATTGCTTGGGCTCTGGAGCTTGCCTTTGTCCACGGAGTAGGTGTGCGGTAAAGCTGCTGGCTTCAGAGTGCATGAGAGGaatggggtttttttttattattttactTCCCCTTGACCTACTTTACCGATTTATTCTGTTCATAGTTTGGgggtcttttgttttctaaAGGGCGTTGGGTTTATATGTAATTGGGAACCCCAGCTGTAAAAATAGAGCGCGGCCGACAGATATTTTAACTATTATGTTCACTTCAGCAGCACTTTCAACTTTTGTACGAAGCTTGTTCCACAACGAAATACGATGTTGGGACCCATCTGCTCTCTGCCTCCCACCCTTCACTCCATTCCGACTCTTTGACGGGTGCGGGTATCCGACAGAGCCAGCGAGAACCTTGGATTGCACATGCCAACAAAACGGTGCTAGGCACTCCTCGGAAACGGGCTCTGCATCACTTGAAAGAAAGTCCATGGTCGAAAAATCCCCGCAGGTCCAGTCCCTCAGCTAGCCCGAGCTTCAGTATTTTACTGCCAAGGAACGGCAATCCCAGAGTCATGTCCCCGCCTCTCGTTTGGTCTCAGGAAAGAAAGAATAAGAAGAGGGAGGGAAAGAATTGTTCAGCCCACCTTAGCAAGGTCGGTCTGATGTCAAGTTCAGGCTTGATTATTAGTTGGGTAAAAGTTACAAGTCCAGACTGAACAAGGAAGTTGCCTGACGGACCTCGCTccgaaccaaaaaaaaaaaaaaaaaaaaaaagcatttctccttccttgCCTGTCATTTCCCACACCGGCGGGGCAAAATGTGTTTTTGCTGTTTTCTTTCCCAATTCATCGGAGGCGGTGCTCCTTTGGTCTATTTCATACTGTCCCCATATTGTCACATTACCATGTAGTGAAACAGCCAGAACCGATTGTATTCTAAAAGTAAttcttgcttcttttttcttttctgtacATGCCTGGATTCTCTCCTTTGGGGGTTTATTTTCTCTTCTCCCTCTGTTTCTAATTTTGTTGCAATCTCAGCTGGGCAGGTGGAAAGATCATGGAAATATCGCCGACGGTCCAAGACACCTAGAGCAACAACGCGTGTGTATCATGTCAATGAACGAGAACGGGGAAAAAGACAGCTTTTTGGTCTCGACGTCATAGCCTTGCTCAAAAACAGTTACACGGAGAAATCTGCCTGTTTTGATTTGCACTCTGGATCTTCTAATCGCCCAGGCAGCCAGGTCGGTGACGGGCTGGGGGGACATACAAGGTCTcatggtaaaaaaaaaaataaaaaaaatcgtAGGTGAGCCAAGCGAGAGTTCCGGTATAGCAGGGTTGTTGTAGGCTACCTTGAACTTTGGTCTGCGGAGAATTGAGTCGAGGGCGAAAGTCCTCAAACGGTATGGCACTTTCCTTGAAGCGGATCGGAGAGAGGGATGGGTCGGGGATCTACTTGTCAGATCGGCTGTGACATGGCTGTTCCGGTCGGCTGAtcccgacaaaaaaaaaagaacattcGCGCCACTCCAAGGAAGATGCCTCTTTTTACCACGCAGACATAGCCTACCTGACACAAGATTCGTTCATCTTGTGCTTTGTATATCAAGAGATGACGAAGATCACCGCCAGTAGGTTGATCAGTTTTAGTGCGTGAGTATCCCAGTTCCACTAATAGCTCACGCTGTACATCGCATTCAATGACACCGAAGCTGTACATCATACCACACACACGGACTTTTGTTCCACCTTCCTTTGTACACCGTGACCGTATCGCAACCAACTCGTCGTCGCAGGCTTCAGGAGATAAGAACGGCGGGGGTGAACGAGTGAATCCGTTAAGAGGCCATCGTGAATGCTAACAAGTAAGAGCAATAGCTATGTAATCTATGCAAAAGATGTAGAG is from Pyricularia oryzae 70-15 chromosome 2, whole genome shotgun sequence and encodes:
- a CDS encoding kinesin-II 85 kDa subunit codes for the protein MPAASSSYSRSVRSYASTPSLRCRDGQAPPTARMDAGGNVRVVVRVRAFLPRELERGAECLVRMNPVTQETTLLVPNDEDPANSRAKSRKVIEQKSFTFDNSFWSHDRKDEHYAEQADVYNHVGEEFLDHNFEGYHTCIFAYGQTGSGKSYTMMGTPDQPGLIPRTCEDLFQRIEEAQEESPNISYNVRVSYFEVYNEHVRDLLMPVVPNQAPYYLKIRESPTEGPYVKDLTEVPVRSLDEILRYMKMGDRSRTTASTKMNDTSSRSHAVFTIMLKQIHHDMETDETTERSSRIRLVDLAGSERAKATEATGQRLREGSNINKSLTTLGRVIAALADPKHTSTPKKKNKQRTGGEQIVPYRDSILTWLLKDSLGGNSKTAMIACIAPSDYEETLSTLRYADQAKRIRTRAVVNQQDAISSAERDAQILAMAEEIRQLQLSVSDSRRREKDALDQEERLEEYQQSVAAMQRLMEERSLVAEGKIRSLQTENEALRLHLKLALESLKNPIPAVPLVQTSNVEAGDETKEKGDVDSGEADKENASYHDDDDDDDDSEDYDDGYSTDPSDQGVDDTYEEMQNLLKDLGYFKRKIEDDKQRFWGLAGGGRAPLGARPNV